A portion of the Adhaeribacter radiodurans genome contains these proteins:
- a CDS encoding DUF4199 domain-containing protein: MLEQAVLRTAVRFGVLAAGASFLVILIVYLTGNNPYGQNAFYALFLLPVFLFTGTAYYKRKFNSDLRFFKGLKLAWLTSFIAAITFGLLIYAFSLIVGAEALQGHIQEMKTMMEQNKSHFLNLPNGKQVYALNYTKLDQITVKSLVLDNFLKLLLVGFLFSLVSATFYRK, translated from the coding sequence ATGTTGGAGCAAGCAGTTTTAAGAACAGCCGTACGATTTGGAGTATTAGCAGCAGGGGCTAGTTTCTTAGTGATACTAATCGTTTACCTAACAGGGAATAATCCGTACGGCCAGAATGCTTTTTATGCTTTATTCTTACTACCGGTGTTCTTATTTACAGGTACTGCTTATTATAAAAGAAAATTTAATTCAGATTTAAGGTTTTTTAAAGGTTTAAAACTGGCATGGTTAACCTCCTTTATAGCGGCCATAACTTTTGGGTTATTAATTTATGCGTTTTCTTTGATAGTGGGAGCAGAAGCACTGCAAGGGCATATTCAGGAAATGAAAACCATGATGGAACAGAATAAAAGTCACTTTCTTAACTTGCCAAATGGAAAACAGGTTTACGCTTTAAACTATACCAAGCTCGACCAAATTACCGTTAAATCTTTAGTTCTCGATAATTTTTTGAAATTGTTACTAGTAGGTTTTTTATTCTCCTTAGTATCAGCTACATTTTACCGAAAATAA
- a CDS encoding dihydroorotase, with translation MQVLLKSVKVIAPASKLHQSTTDILIKDGYISDISQNIPTPNSETETINQAGLCVSVGWLDMNAWIGDPGFEHKEDLQSAALAAVKGGFTEVACLPNVEPVHQTKNSIGYIQNRSRILPVSFYSLGAITMNAQGKELTEMIDLHVAGAIAFTDGLQPVQQADVLVKALQYVQFFDGLLIQKPENSSLTQHGLMHEGIMSTQLGLKGMPSLAEEVVVTRDIKLLKYTGGRLHFTLISSAEAVELIREAKREGLNITCDMAAFQTAFTDEEILPFDTNYKVNPPFRSQRDREALLQGLADGTIDALVSAHRPQDTESKNLEFDLAEFGITSLETAFAVANTYLSPVIGLEQVITKLAFAPRNILKKEIPAIKVGEVANLTLFNPNQTWIPSESSTASKSKNNPFFDHTLQGQVFGIVNKNQLVLNPDYTL, from the coding sequence ATGCAGGTATTACTTAAATCAGTAAAAGTAATTGCTCCCGCTTCTAAATTGCATCAGAGTACCACTGATATATTGATTAAAGATGGTTATATAAGTGATATTAGTCAAAATATACCAACACCTAATTCAGAAACAGAAACAATTAACCAGGCTGGTTTATGCGTTTCTGTGGGGTGGCTAGATATGAATGCCTGGATTGGTGATCCCGGTTTTGAACACAAGGAAGATTTACAAAGTGCAGCTCTGGCTGCAGTGAAAGGCGGATTTACCGAAGTAGCTTGCCTACCTAATGTAGAACCAGTGCACCAAACCAAGAACTCGATTGGGTATATTCAAAATCGTTCGAGAATATTGCCGGTAAGTTTTTATTCCCTAGGAGCAATCACTATGAATGCTCAAGGAAAAGAACTTACCGAAATGATAGATTTGCATGTAGCAGGAGCTATTGCTTTTACGGATGGTTTACAGCCAGTGCAACAGGCTGATGTACTTGTAAAAGCTTTGCAATATGTACAATTTTTCGATGGACTTTTGATTCAGAAACCCGAGAATAGTAGCCTTACGCAACACGGTTTAATGCACGAAGGCATTATGAGCACGCAATTAGGATTAAAAGGCATGCCTTCCCTGGCCGAAGAAGTAGTTGTGACTCGGGATATAAAATTACTTAAATATACGGGTGGTCGTTTGCATTTTACTTTAATTTCTTCGGCAGAGGCAGTTGAATTAATCCGGGAAGCTAAACGAGAGGGATTAAATATTACCTGCGATATGGCCGCTTTCCAAACGGCCTTTACCGACGAAGAGATATTACCTTTTGATACCAATTATAAAGTAAATCCACCTTTCCGATCTCAGCGAGACAGAGAAGCTTTATTACAAGGTTTAGCGGATGGTACGATTGATGCATTAGTTTCGGCGCACCGCCCTCAAGACACTGAATCTAAGAATCTGGAGTTTGATTTAGCAGAGTTTGGAATTACAAGTTTAGAAACTGCTTTTGCTGTGGCAAATACTTATTTAAGTCCTGTAATTGGCCTGGAACAAGTAATTACAAAATTAGCTTTTGCGCCGCGTAATATCTTAAAAAAAGAAATCCCCGCCATTAAAGTAGGGGAAGTAGCTAATTTAACTTTATTTAACCCGAATCAGACCTGGATTCCGAGTGAATCTAGCACAGCTTCTAAAAGTAAAAATAATCCTTTTTTTGACCATACGTTGCAAGGGCAAGTTTTTGGTATTGTAAACAAAAATCAGTTGGTGTTAAATCCCGATTATACTCTCTAG
- a CDS encoding glycosyltransferase family 2 protein yields MQKPDLDISVVIPLLDEAESLPELTQWISRVMVSHGYSYEIILVDDGSTDNSWNVIQDLSAINPAIRAIRFNRNYGKSAALNVGFKETRGKVIITMDADLQDSPDEIPELYQMITEQGYDLVSGWKKKRFDPLSKTIPTKLFNGVTRKISRIPLHDFNCGLKAYDQRVVKSIDVYGEMHRYIPVIAKWNGFKKIGEKVVQHRERKYGTTKFGLERFVYGFLDLLSITFVSRFKKRPMHFFGAMGTLSFLIGFVITMWLIGDKIYSSFYLHQRTRDVVAQPLFFLALVALIIGVQLFLAGFLAEMISLTGSRKKEYLIRDQIGLRPTHV; encoded by the coding sequence ATGCAAAAACCCGATTTAGATATATCGGTAGTGATTCCCCTTCTGGACGAAGCAGAATCCTTACCGGAACTTACCCAGTGGATTAGCCGTGTGATGGTTTCGCACGGCTATTCTTATGAAATTATTTTAGTAGATGATGGTAGTACCGATAATTCTTGGAACGTTATTCAGGACCTTTCTGCTATAAATCCCGCAATCAGGGCCATCCGGTTTAACCGGAATTATGGTAAATCAGCTGCTTTAAATGTTGGTTTTAAGGAAACACGTGGTAAAGTAATCATTACCATGGATGCCGATTTACAAGATAGCCCGGATGAAATACCGGAGTTATACCAAATGATTACCGAACAAGGATATGATTTAGTTTCGGGTTGGAAGAAGAAACGTTTTGATCCTTTGTCTAAAACTATTCCGACGAAATTATTTAATGGGGTTACCCGTAAAATTTCCCGGATACCTTTGCATGATTTTAATTGTGGGTTGAAAGCCTACGATCAAAGGGTAGTAAAAAGTATTGATGTATACGGCGAAATGCACCGTTATATTCCGGTAATTGCCAAGTGGAACGGCTTTAAGAAAATTGGGGAGAAGGTAGTACAGCACCGCGAGCGGAAATATGGTACTACTAAATTTGGGCTAGAACGATTTGTTTACGGATTTCTTGATTTACTATCCATTACATTTGTTTCTCGGTTTAAGAAACGCCCCATGCACTTTTTTGGTGCCATGGGTACCTTATCTTTTCTGATAGGTTTTGTTATTACCATGTGGCTGATTGGTGATAAAATATATTCTTCATTTTACCTGCACCAGCGCACCCGCGATGTGGTCGCGCAACCATTATTCTTCCTGGCCTTAGTAGCCTTAATAATTGGAGTACAGCTATTTTTAGCTGGTTTTCTAGCCGAAATGATTTCCCTTACGGGTAGTCGTAAAAAGGAGTATCTAATCCGGGATCAGATAGGATTAAGGCCAACGCATGTCTAA
- a CDS encoding BatA domain-containing protein produces MSFLFPTFLYGLLAVSIPIVIHLIELRRAKHVFFTNLKFIKEVKSITASHRRLKQWLILLARICFIISLVLLFSQPYLSNGNKIGLSTNRAKVFIDNSFSMQNEAKIGNNTLLQTALDQTNELTKFFNVNSSYQISTNSKFSYTDLNKSNFQKQVGLIKEAVNSRSLHSIFSWFNQEEDRKPFKGFLFSDFQKSIVKPNSFQIPDNVNEYYLVPIQSSSENNLLIDTVYSEDVFIRQNEENALQVRVRNAGITEKDCQVKFFIDNKQVSALSVNVPPNRTVPFTLNYRLSSNNMANCRIVIEDFPVTFDNTFYFILKPSESIKILEINSNNLIGNNLFTNENIFRYTASSVNNINYKQINQADLIVLNSINDIDAPLADNLRSFVQDGGNILIIPGDKVNYNSYQSFLAKLQLSNVQLVQNQQGASKSLLAYPEIRNPFFQNIFSEQNRNTILPQGTRLWRWNRSASDILSFKEGGSFLSSFRLGNGQIYMFASPLTEAYSDFQNHALFVPVMYKIGMLSSREQQPLAYSMSNRILTIPFKQSAPADQIVQLRKDSTSFIPEQQVRKNELVLGIPAEANEAGFYELIQKDSVLARLAFNFDKKESFLKQYTVQELQRLTAGQKNIHVINATNQLDLKKELTTENLGVPLWKYCLILCLVFMFTEILLIRYF; encoded by the coding sequence ATGAGTTTTCTCTTCCCGACCTTCTTGTATGGTTTACTCGCGGTTAGTATTCCTATTGTAATACACTTAATTGAATTACGAAGAGCGAAGCATGTTTTCTTTACTAATTTAAAATTTATTAAAGAAGTAAAAAGCATTACTGCTAGCCATAGGAGATTAAAACAATGGCTCATTCTCCTAGCTCGTATATGTTTTATTATTTCATTAGTTTTATTGTTTAGCCAACCATACCTGTCTAATGGAAACAAGATAGGTTTGTCTACTAATAGAGCGAAAGTGTTTATTGATAATTCATTTAGCATGCAGAATGAAGCTAAAATTGGCAATAATACTTTATTGCAAACTGCTCTAGACCAAACAAATGAATTAACTAAGTTTTTTAATGTAAATTCTTCTTACCAGATAAGTACAAATTCGAAGTTTTCATATACTGATTTAAATAAATCTAATTTTCAGAAACAAGTAGGGCTTATAAAAGAAGCGGTTAACTCCCGTTCTCTGCATTCTATATTTTCCTGGTTCAATCAAGAAGAAGATAGAAAGCCATTTAAGGGTTTTCTATTCTCTGATTTTCAAAAGTCGATAGTTAAGCCTAATTCTTTCCAGATACCTGACAATGTAAATGAATATTATTTAGTACCAATTCAAAGCTCAAGTGAAAATAACTTATTGATAGATACTGTTTATAGCGAAGATGTATTTATAAGACAAAATGAAGAGAATGCGCTTCAAGTAAGAGTACGTAACGCAGGAATTACGGAAAAAGATTGTCAGGTTAAATTCTTTATTGATAATAAACAGGTTTCAGCGTTAAGTGTAAATGTGCCACCTAACCGAACCGTTCCATTTACCCTAAATTACCGATTAAGTAGTAACAATATGGCAAATTGCAGGATTGTTATTGAAGATTTTCCAGTGACTTTTGATAATACTTTTTATTTTATTCTAAAGCCTTCAGAAAGCATTAAGATTTTAGAAATTAATTCCAATAACTTAATTGGTAATAATCTATTTACAAACGAAAATATATTTAGATATACAGCCTCCTCTGTAAATAATATAAATTATAAACAAATTAATCAGGCCGATTTAATTGTTTTAAATAGCATTAACGATATAGATGCTCCTTTGGCGGATAACTTACGTTCATTTGTTCAGGATGGAGGTAACATCCTTATCATACCAGGTGATAAGGTTAATTATAATTCTTATCAAAGTTTCTTAGCTAAATTACAATTAAGCAATGTGCAATTAGTACAGAATCAGCAAGGAGCAAGTAAAAGTTTACTCGCGTACCCTGAAATACGTAACCCGTTTTTCCAAAATATATTCAGCGAGCAAAATCGTAATACTATTTTACCACAAGGTACCAGGCTTTGGCGCTGGAATCGGTCTGCTAGTGATATTTTATCTTTTAAAGAAGGGGGAAGCTTTTTGTCTTCTTTTAGATTAGGCAATGGTCAGATTTATATGTTTGCTTCGCCTTTAACAGAAGCTTATTCCGATTTTCAGAATCATGCTTTGTTTGTGCCGGTAATGTATAAAATAGGAATGCTTAGTTCTCGGGAGCAACAGCCTTTAGCCTACTCCATGAGTAATCGTATTCTTACTATTCCTTTTAAACAAAGTGCGCCAGCAGACCAAATAGTACAATTACGTAAGGATAGCACATCTTTCATTCCGGAGCAACAAGTTCGGAAAAACGAATTGGTTCTTGGTATTCCGGCTGAGGCAAACGAAGCAGGATTTTATGAATTAATCCAAAAAGATTCAGTACTAGCTAGATTAGCTTTTAATTTTGATAAAAAAGAATCTTTTTTAAAGCAGTATACAGTACAAGAACTGCAAAGACTTACGGCAGGGCAAAAAAATATTCATGTAATTAATGCTACAAACCAACTAGACTTAAAAAAAGAGTTAACAACCGAAAATTTAGGTGTACCTCTATGGAAATATTGTCTAATATTGTGTCTTGTTTTTATGTTCACAGAAATTTTACTAATCCGATATTTCTAA
- a CDS encoding DUF4199 domain-containing protein codes for MDNYSTTTVAPSKNAIALRYGLICGIISIVYSLILNITDLAFTNKALSWISFVILIGAIVLAMREFKRQNNNYMSYGQGLGIGTLVTTVSSLLGGIFTFIYVKFIDTGFIDKMREMQVSELEKRGMSDDQIEQAISVSEKMMTPGMIVVFAVFGGLFFGFLLSLVISAILKRTRPEFE; via the coding sequence ATGGATAATTATTCTACTACAACGGTAGCTCCTTCAAAAAATGCTATTGCCCTACGTTACGGACTAATCTGCGGGATTATTTCTATTGTTTACTCGCTTATTTTAAATATTACAGACCTGGCTTTTACCAATAAAGCCTTAAGTTGGATATCGTTTGTTATTCTGATTGGGGCTATTGTATTAGCCATGCGGGAATTTAAACGGCAGAATAATAATTACATGTCTTACGGGCAAGGCTTGGGTATAGGAACTCTCGTAACAACAGTATCAAGTTTGCTAGGAGGAATTTTTACTTTTATCTACGTAAAATTTATTGATACAGGCTTTATTGATAAAATGCGTGAGATGCAGGTATCCGAACTAGAAAAGAGAGGTATGAGCGATGATCAAATAGAACAAGCAATTTCGGTATCTGAAAAAATGATGACTCCTGGTATGATAGTAGTATTTGCTGTTTTTGGAGGTTTATTTTTTGGATTTTTATTATCGTTAGTTATTTCGGCTATACTAAAGCGTACCCGACCTGAATTTGAATAA
- a CDS encoding glycosyltransferase: protein MSKIVIVGPAHPLRGGLATYNERLAKAFQQDGDELEIITFSLQYPSFLFPGKTQYSDEAPPLNLNIKAFINSVNPISWLKTGNYLRQQKPDILIFRFWLPFMGPALGTIARVVARNRHTKIVAITDNVIPHEKRMGDLPFTKYFLQACQGFVTMSKAVLGDLKKLQPTKVKVYHPHPLYDNFGEPLSKLEAQRLLNLNPDYHYILFFGFIRSYKGLDILLKAFASEKLAQYKKLKLIIAGEFYESPEVYNQLITQYQLEDKIIRATDFIPNNQVRQYFCASDLVVQPYKQATQSGVSQIAYHFNKPMVVTNVGGLAELVPDGKAGYVTPVDPEAIAAAIADFYEKDREAFLTEQVSILKKQFSWESMVQTLKQVAAQV from the coding sequence ATGTCTAAAATAGTAATTGTTGGACCGGCTCATCCGTTGCGCGGTGGCTTAGCTACTTATAACGAACGATTAGCTAAAGCTTTTCAGCAAGACGGCGACGAATTAGAAATAATTACTTTTAGTTTGCAGTACCCCAGTTTTTTGTTTCCGGGTAAGACTCAGTACTCCGACGAAGCTCCTCCTCTTAATTTAAATATTAAAGCATTTATAAATTCTGTAAATCCCATTTCTTGGCTAAAAACGGGTAACTATTTACGTCAGCAAAAACCAGATATACTAATTTTTCGATTTTGGCTGCCTTTTATGGGACCAGCCTTAGGCACCATTGCCCGTGTAGTAGCCCGCAATAGGCATACAAAAATTGTAGCTATTACCGATAATGTCATTCCGCACGAAAAACGAATGGGCGATTTGCCTTTTACTAAATATTTTTTGCAGGCCTGCCAAGGTTTTGTAACCATGTCGAAAGCCGTGCTAGGTGATTTAAAAAAGCTGCAACCTACTAAAGTAAAAGTATATCATCCGCATCCTTTGTACGATAATTTTGGAGAGCCTCTTTCAAAACTCGAAGCGCAACGTTTATTAAACTTAAACCCCGACTACCATTACATTTTATTTTTTGGGTTTATCCGGAGTTACAAGGGGCTGGATATTTTATTAAAAGCTTTTGCCAGCGAAAAACTGGCTCAGTATAAAAAATTAAAGCTTATCATTGCCGGCGAGTTTTACGAAAGTCCTGAAGTGTATAACCAATTAATAACGCAATACCAATTAGAAGATAAAATTATACGTGCTACGGATTTTATCCCGAACAACCAGGTAAGACAATATTTTTGCGCGTCTGATTTAGTTGTTCAACCTTACAAACAGGCTACTCAAAGTGGGGTTTCGCAGATTGCGTATCATTTTAATAAGCCTATGGTAGTAACAAATGTAGGAGGGTTAGCCGAATTGGTGCCAGACGGTAAGGCAGGTTATGTTACTCCCGTAGATCCGGAAGCTATTGCCGCAGCCATTGCAGATTTTTACGAAAAGGACCGGGAAGCTTTTCTGACGGAACAAGTTAGTATATTAAAAAAGCAGTTTTCCTGGGAAAGTATGGTGCAAACGCTTAAGCAAGTGGCGGCGCAGGTATAA